One Thermococcus kodakarensis KOD1 genomic window carries:
- a CDS encoding uracil-xanthine permease family protein: protein MENVEVVEKPVLKVGIEEKVEPAKAFVFGLQHVLAMFGATVTVPLVVGGAVGLSGDQIAMMIQAVLLAMGIATLLQTIIGTRYPIVQGSSFAFIPGLISIGSTIGMAAVQGALIVGGLIEGLVGWLGIIGKVRKLFTPLVTGVTITLIGFSLANVALMNFFNAYADPNGTNVWKAVLVATVTFLTTVFVALKAKGSLKAMPVVVGAAVGYLISIPLGLTNFSLIESLPMLSIPKPFPWGAPVFDTAAIAILLFAFMVSIIESVGDYHAIATVTGAEITEKHIGRGIGTEGLACSIAGFLGACGTTSYSENIGVVALTKVGSRHVVQVGAIILIFLSLFPKFAGLLASMPAPVLGGLTLALYGMISVTGLRLIKEKVEFTDRNVLILAAALIAGLGAPQLPESLFHALPRILSSILESGMAVGAITAIILERIL from the coding sequence ATGGAGAATGTCGAAGTTGTTGAGAAGCCGGTTCTGAAAGTTGGAATAGAGGAAAAGGTCGAGCCTGCGAAGGCTTTCGTTTTTGGGCTTCAGCACGTCCTTGCAATGTTCGGAGCCACAGTTACAGTGCCGCTGGTCGTCGGCGGAGCAGTTGGGCTCAGCGGAGACCAGATAGCCATGATGATACAGGCGGTTCTTTTAGCTATGGGCATAGCGACGCTCCTTCAGACTATCATCGGAACCCGCTACCCAATAGTCCAGGGATCGAGCTTCGCCTTCATTCCCGGGCTGATATCGATAGGTTCGACCATCGGCATGGCTGCCGTTCAAGGTGCACTGATAGTCGGCGGACTGATAGAAGGGCTTGTGGGCTGGCTCGGCATCATAGGTAAGGTCAGAAAACTTTTCACGCCGCTCGTCACTGGGGTAACAATAACCCTCATAGGCTTCAGCCTCGCCAACGTCGCGCTGATGAACTTCTTCAACGCGTACGCAGACCCGAACGGCACAAACGTCTGGAAGGCAGTGCTCGTAGCCACGGTCACGTTCCTCACGACCGTCTTCGTGGCACTCAAAGCGAAGGGAAGCCTAAAGGCCATGCCTGTGGTCGTGGGCGCGGCTGTAGGATACTTAATCAGCATTCCACTCGGGCTTACCAACTTCAGCCTCATCGAGAGCCTTCCTATGCTCAGCATCCCCAAGCCGTTTCCATGGGGAGCGCCTGTCTTTGATACAGCTGCAATAGCCATACTGCTCTTCGCATTCATGGTCAGCATAATCGAGAGCGTCGGTGACTACCACGCCATAGCGACCGTAACGGGCGCGGAGATAACGGAGAAGCACATCGGAAGGGGCATAGGAACAGAAGGGCTGGCGTGCTCGATAGCTGGCTTTCTCGGTGCCTGCGGAACAACGAGCTATTCCGAGAATATAGGTGTAGTCGCTTTAACGAAAGTGGGTAGCAGGCACGTGGTTCAGGTTGGGGCTATAATACTGATATTCCTCTCCCTGTTCCCGAAGTTCGCGGGATTGCTCGCCTCGATGCCGGCTCCGGTGCTCGGCGGCCTGACCCTGGCACTCTACGGGATGATAAGCGTCACTGGCCTTAGGCTGATAAAGGAAAAGGTGGAGTTCACTGACAGGAACGTCCTCATTCTAGCAGCGGCGCTGATAGCGGGCCTCGGCGCACCCCAGCTCCCAGAGAGTCTGTTCCACGCTCTACCAAGAATACTCTCCAGCATACTCGAGTCCGGGATGGCCGTTGGGGCGATAACGGCGATAATTCTTGAGAGAATTCTCTAA
- the nuoI gene encoding NADH-quinone oxidoreductase subunit NuoI: MPARVVGEEKVKLKKSFIKPWMGIKYLFKKPVTIKIPYEKIEPAPKYRGFHTLDWKKCVGCNFCGQICPARAIEMTWIEVNGHIATRPHPKVDYGRCTFCQFCVDVCPTGALGFSENYYLTTGGLEEDLELYDWVPIHPDKVRELNEKFNDYRFPVERIKFNKETREVTYYLRDGSTIQFKILGYGLRPPKPPAKPAAKPAEKKEGPKAEEKKE, encoded by the coding sequence ATGCCCGCGAGAGTCGTTGGTGAGGAAAAGGTCAAGCTCAAGAAGTCCTTCATCAAGCCCTGGATGGGCATCAAGTACCTCTTCAAGAAGCCCGTCACAATAAAGATACCCTACGAGAAGATAGAGCCGGCACCAAAGTACAGGGGCTTCCACACACTCGACTGGAAGAAGTGTGTGGGCTGTAACTTCTGCGGCCAGATATGCCCGGCAAGGGCAATAGAGATGACTTGGATAGAAGTGAACGGCCACATCGCCACCAGGCCTCACCCGAAGGTGGACTACGGCAGGTGTACTTTCTGCCAGTTCTGCGTTGACGTCTGTCCGACGGGAGCGCTCGGCTTCAGCGAGAACTACTACTTGACCACTGGCGGCCTTGAAGAAGATCTGGAGCTTTACGACTGGGTCCCGATCCACCCCGACAAGGTTAGAGAGCTCAACGAGAAGTTCAACGACTACCGCTTCCCGGTTGAGAGGATAAAGTTCAACAAAGAGACGAGGGAGGTAACCTACTACCTCCGCGACGGCTCAACGATACAGTTCAAGATACTCGGCTACGGCCTCCGGCCGCCGAAGCCGCCGGCGAAGCCCGCGGCCAAACCCGCGGAGAAAAAGGAAGGGCCCAAGGCTGAGGAGAAGAAGGAGTGA
- a CDS encoding DUF996 domain-containing protein encodes MPVDLRTEKTLGLLGSILTLLGGLGDGAIKTWPVVAFSNLVSFIGFILVLLALHGISTKLNDDRPFRYYLYSTVVIIIGMVLALVLLVVGVFFVSNSMIAFRNIHNHLGISGLIMAISGVLLILLVVILAVYLQIQAWRATYEITGVEEFNQVATFLKWGAITLIILVGVLLLLIAQVFQIIAFSKLPDELEPKGQKPEYDTRIVVY; translated from the coding sequence ATGCCCGTTGATTTAAGAACCGAAAAGACACTCGGCCTCCTCGGCTCGATTCTAACTCTGCTGGGAGGTTTGGGTGACGGAGCAATTAAAACATGGCCGGTTGTTGCTTTCTCGAACTTGGTTTCATTCATTGGGTTTATCCTTGTTCTCCTGGCACTCCACGGCATCAGCACCAAGCTCAATGACGACAGACCATTCAGATACTACCTCTACTCCACGGTCGTTATCATAATAGGAATGGTTTTGGCACTGGTCCTTCTTGTGGTGGGCGTATTTTTTGTGTCCAATTCAATGATAGCTTTCAGGAATATCCACAACCATCTGGGTATCTCCGGGCTAATAATGGCGATATCTGGAGTGCTTCTGATACTTTTGGTCGTGATTCTGGCGGTGTACCTTCAGATTCAGGCCTGGCGCGCGACCTACGAAATAACCGGCGTTGAGGAGTTCAACCAGGTCGCAACGTTTCTCAAATGGGGCGCTATAACCCTGATAATCCTCGTTGGCGTCCTTCTGCTCCTGATAGCACAAGTATTCCAGATAATTGCCTTCTCAAAGCTTCCGGATGAACTGGAGCCGAAAGGCCAGAAGCCAGAGTACGATACTCGGATAGTTGTTTATTGA